In the genome of Streptomyces violaceoruber, the window AAGATCGACGACGGAGCGACCGACTCGCACTCGGGGAGCTCGTCCTCAACGCATGGATCCCAGGGGGGAACTGTGACGGACACCCGAGGCCAGCGGACTCAGCAGGCGGCCTCGCCGCTGCCGGGAGAGCGGCAGCCCCAGCAGCCCGGCGGGCCCTACCACCCGCCGCAGGCCTACCAGACCCAGGGCGGCAACCAGACCCAGGGCGGCAACGCGTCCGCCGTGCGCCGCCCGCGCACCGGCGCCCGCACCACGCCCCGCGTCCGCAAGGCGCGCCTGCGCGTGTCGAAGGCGGACCCGTGGTCGGTGATGAAGGTCAGCTTCCTGCTCTCCATCGCGCTGGGCATCTGCACCATCGTCGCCTCCGCCGTGCTGTGGATGGTCATGGACGCCATGGGCGTCTTCTCGACGGTCGGCGGCACGATCTCCGAGGCCACCGGCTCCAACGAGTCCAACGGCTTCGACCTGCAGTCCTTCCTGTCGCTGCCCAACGTGCTGATGTTCACCACGATCATCGCGGTCATCGACGTCGTCCTCGCGACGGCCCTGGCCACGCTGGGCGCGTTCATCTACAACCTGTCGGCCGGCTTCGTCGGCGGTGTGGAGCTGACGCTCGCCGAGGACGAGTGATCCGTGAGCCGTCCCGGCCCCCGGTCCGCGCGACAACCGATTTTGGGACTGCCCGCCTCGTGCGCTAATCTTCAGGAGTCAGCGCGCGGGACATACACCGCAGAGCGCGGCGGGGCTATAGCTCAGTTGGTTAGAGCGCATCCCTGATAAGGATGAGGCCACAGGTTCAAATCCTGTTAGCCCCACCAGCACGAAGACCCCCAGTCGGCAACGGCTGGGGGTCTTTGACATCCATGGCTGACATCAGCCGATGAGTGGATCTTCCAGGAGTTCGGCGAGCATGCCCACCGCTTAGCGCTCACTGTCGCCCACGACGTGCGTGTACACGTCCATGGTCGTGCTGATCTGACTGTGTCGGAGGATCGCCTGAGCTCCGGGCGCCGCTCCTGCCTTCGGCCCGCTCCGCCCGCGCTGCGCCGACGCGCGCCCACAGGTGGGTAGGGCCGGTAGCCACGAGTCGATCACCGCATAGAGCGGCCCGCGGTCAAGGCAATGCCTTCGGCGGGGGGTCGACGGCGGACGGGATGGGAGTCGGGGAGGGTTGTGGTTCAGCGGACGCCGCTGACGTCGGCGCTTCAGTTCTCGGACGAGTCTGCTTCGGCGTGTTCGGCAAAGACCTCGCGTGCCACGGCGTAGCTGTCAAACGCGCGAGCGACACCCGCGTAGACGGCCATCTGGATGAAGGCTTCGACGATCTCCTCTTTGGTCACGCCATTGTGCAGAGCGATACGCAGCTGGCCCCGGAGCGGCTCGAGGATGCCCAGGCTCGCCGTAATGGTGACCGAGATGAGTGCGCGGGTGCGGAGGTCGAGATGCTCGCTGCGAGTCCATGCGTCATTGAAGGCGTGTTCGGTCGCGATCCGTGTGAAGTCGTAGGCGTTGTCAGGTTCCGTCGGCCTGGGATCGACGTACGGCGCCAGGCTGAAACCAAGGATCTTCTCGGCGTTGTTCAGAGCACGCGTGTAGTCAGCGTCGTGTTCCGTCATGGCGTCATTCTGCGCGCTGCCGACCCAAGGG includes:
- a CDS encoding DUF3566 domain-containing protein encodes the protein MSGATGAGSAGTPSGTETGGGGRGSAARATDSHTTQLRKIDDGATDSHSGSSSSTHGSQGGTVTDTRGQRTQQAASPLPGERQPQQPGGPYHPPQAYQTQGGNQTQGGNASAVRRPRTGARTTPRVRKARLRVSKADPWSVMKVSFLLSIALGICTIVASAVLWMVMDAMGVFSTVGGTISEATGSNESNGFDLQSFLSLPNVLMFTTIIAVIDVVLATALATLGAFIYNLSAGFVGGVELTLAEDE
- a CDS encoding carboxymuconolactone decarboxylase family protein, producing the protein MTEHDADYTRALNNAEKILGFSLAPYVDPRPTEPDNAYDFTRIATEHAFNDAWTRSEHLDLRTRALISVTITASLGILEPLRGQLRIALHNGVTKEEIVEAFIQMAVYAGVARAFDSYAVAREVFAEHAEADSSEN